The Nomia melanderi isolate GNS246 chromosome 4, iyNomMela1, whole genome shotgun sequence genome segment ACTCTTTTGTAGAATAGCTTTTTGTGCATTCCTTAAACTTTTGTCAGctcttaatattttttcttcttggTCATGAATCTGTTGTCTTAATTCGatcaaatattgatttttattttctttctgttcttGAATTTCATCGATATGTTTTAAGTCTTGAACATACTCATTTtgcattttctgttgaaatCATTTTAGTGTAAAAATTTAGTTAATTTGTTATTTAGAatagtatagtatataatactataagataCCTGTAAATTGTCAGTTAAGCATTGTAGTTCCATTTTTTTTTGCTTTAAGTTTTGTTCTGTAGTTTGCAATTCTGCATCTAATTTTCTATGCTCCTCTAGTTCACGTGTATTTCTTTCATCTGTCAAAGTTGTCAATTTATACTTatcattacaaacatttattactCGTAATGTATTTTCCATGGCCTGTATTTCAAGTTCAGTTTTTGTTATAGTTTCATCTAATTGATCACCTTGCTCTtgtaaaagatatttttcttgTGCATTCTGAATTTTCAATTGAGTAGTATTTACTGGAGTACCATCAGGATTAGTTCCTAACATAGCTATGCCATTATCGTACCTTgattgtaattgttttattcgtatttttCGTTCAGCTATAGCATTTCTTAGTTCTGAACATTCACCAGTAACAACCCTCTTTTGAATAATAAGTGATTCTTTTTGTACAGCTATTTCTGCCTTGCGTTCTTTTACTGcctaaataattacaattacttttaTAGTAGATTGTCTGTTATTTatgtaagtattattattacattatactaAAAACTTACTGCTTCTAATTCTAGCTGATATCTTTCCAagtcataaacattatttccaaTAGTAGATATCATCTTTTCCACTTGTGATACTTTAAGTTGTAAAACACTTTCTTCTACTTGTTTCTCTTCATAAGAATTTTGAGCAGCTTTCAATCGTTTTTCTCCTGCATCCATCAGAAGAATTAGATCTTGCCGTTTATTTCGCAAATAATCTAATTCTTTATTGTCACTTGTGAGACTATTGGACATTTTTCTCATATCATGCTACATAATGAAACATCATTTAAGTTTACCGCATTACtgaataaattacttaaaatcaATATACCTCCAAGCTTGAGATTTGACTTTGtaatagttttgatatttttatcttttcatttaaTGTGCTCTGCAATTCctcaattttcttttgtttcctttcTGCTTCAGACTTATCCAATTCATGGCCCCTTAGTCTATCTAACTTCATTTCAGACTTTTGCAATTCAAATTCTACTTGATATAATGTTTCCTTCTGTTCTTCCAAAATTTTTTCATCtttagtatataatttattcaaatattcaaacttctTACATTCATTCTGATATTGCATACTagtgattttattttcatcttctaGTTTTTTGATTTGATTTGTAACACGCAAATTGGCGTTTTGTAGGCGATTCACTTCTTTAATCATTgtaactttctttttttcttgttcctatatcattttaatttattatgtacatGTATTAATTTCTTAGTATAAACTTTTAACTTCACTCGAATAAATACCTGAATCATATTTTCTAGttcttttgctttttctttaatatttaattgttcattGTCAATATTTTGCAGCTTTGTAGACAATTCAACAacttgttcatttaatttctctattttggcatatttattttgaatctcTGCTTCTTTGCGTTTTATATTAGCCTGCACTTGTTCTACACGGTGGGTgcattcttttataatattcttttctataataagctaaaatttaaaagaaaaaagcttCAAAGATTTTGCTGCAAAGataatattctttccatttaCTCCCTTACTTGGTTGTCGTATGTATTGAGCATTTCCTTTGCTCTTTGTTGTTCTTCCCTTATATTGCAAAGATTTTTCTCCAGTTTTTTAATTGACTCTTCAACCTGTCTATTATTCTCACTTTgttctttcaaaaatttttcTGATTCCATAAGTGTATTTCTCTTATTCTCCATGATCTCGTGGAACGTTTCAGTGTCCTGTTTAAAATAAcatgcaattatttaaatattgtttaactgaatacatatttttcaaaattatttatttaattgtactttAAGAACACGTTGAATATCGTTGTTTCGTTGTTGTAACATGATTACACTTTCTTTCCATTGATTGAACATTTGTCGATAGTCTGTTAACGCTTGGTTGTATAATTTGCTTGTTCGATCAAGAACAATTTCGGTCTCTTGTTCTTCAttagttattttaataattgcctCGTGATACGATTGCAAATCTTTACTCAGTTTTTGCCTTTTCAATTCCAATTCCTGTTCAATAAGAAatgaagcattaaatattttacagagtATGGAATTTGATTATTCTACATTGTTATTCATATAGATAGGTACCTTGTATTCTTTTAAATCTTCTTTTAGGTATTGTTCTATCAATTGATTATTATCCTCGTTCTGATTTAACGCATCTTCCCATTCTCTCAGACTTTCCTCATCGTATTTTACCGTGTTCTTCgacgtttcaattttcttcgtcATTTTTTCAACTTCCCTTTTAAGGTTTCCTACTGTTCCATTTATTTTGTTCCATTCCTTTTCAAAATTTCGCGCTTCTTGTCGCAAACTTGATTCGGTGCTACAGCTCAATCGGTAATGGTGATTTTCGGTTTCAAGTTGTACTGAGTGTGTATTCAAAAGCTTCTGATTCATATCTTGCTCTACTTTTAAATTGCTTAGGCgatttttcatcattttaaGTTTTTCCTCAGCAGATTCAAGTTTCACATTTAAATTctctttcaatttcatttttttttcgatCTTCCCgcataaacaaatttaataaattaatttgcgtaatcatttttttaaagagtaatactactgagcatttaattgAACAGagcatattatataattttaatacaatttttttattactttacgCGTACTACTGTGTAACAATCAAATTGTAAGAAtctaaaaatttccattttaataaattatgtaacaaaaataaaaatgaatgttatatttattttatgcattgaaagatttaattatattaaatacaaaacagAATTTTCGTTCAAgtgtatgaaaatatttgttttgtataaatttcatacttttatgTATATTGGGAGTACATATGAGCCACAGTCTAATAATAATGCGTAAcaagaagaaagaaacaaaagcgTGCGAACAAATTGTGAAGGAACAAAACTAATCTACACTAAATAAATGGAAGCGATATAATGTAATCAAACCGCATACTTCTTCTTCTAATTGTTTGTTCTCCGCGTTTGCAACTGGAATTCGAAATCCATCTTTCCAACCTAAAATGCTCAGAACTgaatctatattattatttatcgccATCTCCATCTCTTGTTTATCTGTTAAACAACTTTGAGAGATAAAATCGGCATGTAGAGCCAAAGATTTAACATTTAGAGGAAACGTTTGTAATTCGCCGTCATAGCAACCATACGCATCGACATCAAGCATGTATAACGCTTcaacctttttttattttatttttctttcgtttaattttatttttattcactttttgagccatttttttcattcgatttaTGCATGGGGTAGTTcatgaaataacatttattactaagatattaattattataaataaatttataaataaactcgTTCTTGTAAGTTCTTTTGAAGCATTTTATAGGGGAAACACTTTTAGGGTAAAAGAAGTTATTCGTTCAAATGTGTACTCCAAAATAGATATTTGTAAGCTTAATTTTGTCCAAGGAATTGTTTGATCTTATTTGAATCATAAACATgacaaaaattctttttttcctatttctctatattaaatattttttaagatatttagtatttattttatattaattgttttatatattttctgttgaaaCAGAGCAGTGATTTTATTAACATTGATAACGTTGCTTAAACTGAATGCACTGAGTTAGTAGATAACTAGATGCAGTGAAAACGTGTTCGTTATGTTTGACGTGAGACAAGAGTAGAAAAATATTGGATAACAATGGCGGACGAGAAACTACCAGCGGGTTGGGAAAAACGCTTGAGTAGATCTACCGGTAAGtcaatttattagtaataatcgATAAAGTATACATAAATgtattttctgtaaaatatttatcttatttgtaattaatttgttcAATAAGTTATATCTTTCCACTTTAAAGACGGTAGTGGGAAGTATACAGCCGGCATTTTTTTGCACAATAGTGTATTTGTTAAATTGAGAATAAAGTTCTAAAGAAATcacagttttaaaattattgtattctgAGCTACGTTAACGTTTCACAAATTCTTATACAGCGTTTTATTACTAGATATTTCATATAGGTTTGGCCCTGTACATTATCTactttaacataaaatatttcattcacagggcaacattattatttaaatatttatactaaagAAAGTCAGTGGGACAGGCCAGATAAACCTGCTGATCCATCTGGAAGTAATAAAGGAGATGGCCCAGAAGAAGTTCAATGTTCTCATTTGTTAGTAAAACATTCAGGTTCCCGAAGACCGTCTTCTTGGCGAGAAGAAAATATCACACGATCAAAAGAAGAAGCTTTGGAGCTTATTAAATGTAAGTTGCTAACACAGTTAGGttcgtattataatttatattttaaattttagtaaattttacttgtattttacaaattaatataattgaatttgtaaaCTTAGCTTACAGAGAACAAATAGTGTCCGGGAAAGCAACATTTGTGGAACTAGCTTCAAATTATAGTGATTGTAGTTCTGCTAAGCGAGGTGGGGATTTGGGACCATTTAGTCGAGGGACTATGCAAAAGCCATTTGAACAAGCAGCATTTGCCCTTAAAGTTGGCGAACTGTCATCTCCTGTTCATACAGACAGTGGTATTCATATTATCCAGCGAACAGCATAAAGAagattaatttctaataaagtATTCAATCTCTTAAACCAATTGCCTCAGTTTTGCTGATAATATATGTTTGACTAAAGGGTCAAATTTGGATACCTCTATTAAGAATCAAGTACATTTACTCGTACAATGAAAGAACTTTTTCTGTGTGAACGATACATATGCAAACAACATTCTGATACTTCAGCGTTGAGTTATGTATTTGTGTCTTCCAGTCATCCAAGCAGACATGACTTATTACAgattatgaattaattaatatttccttcaaGATGAAAAAGAAACCAAGTAAAAGCAGTGTCCAAAAAGTTAAGTCAGATAAAATAGACAAGATATGCATGCTTCATCAGAATTCTCTATTTTTATCTGCTGCCCTTACATTCCTTAAGtattagattaatttaattgacTTAACATGTCAATTCAGCTGTCTCTAGAAAAGAATTCATATAATCCCTGTATTAgaaggaaaaataaatcattgaatTAAGATTATCAAATGCAAAaccatttaattaataaaatatatacatatgtacaaatatttactattatgaAGTTGTTGCTCAACTACTGGCAGATATTTGTGTTATTTTACCATTACGTTCATGACTTGTTTTACAGccgaaaatattactttatagaCTTGATGAAGGAGATATTATGTGATTTTTACTTATACTTTGCTATTGTTAGTTCGTATATAAACATGCATGAAATGAGACCCATTTCTATTATGCATCTTTCATCCTGTTTTAAGCCTCCCTTAAATTTAAATGAGATtttgtttcaaacaaaatacaatacaaaaccCAATGATTATAATTGACTGAaacaatttccatttttctagTCTATTACCTGTATTCAACAATTATTGATTGTGTTTCTAGAGACTGTGAACATTTGTGCAACACATTCTACTTACTATACTTACTTATgtgttataattgtattaaatatttcttatgatCTAGCTTGTGATGAATACAATTTAATCAGTGTATATGTACTGGTGAAGTAATTTGTTCCtcaaaaaaaaaggagaaatatGACACTACGCATTTATCCGGGTTAGAAAATTGATATGTttgaatatcattaatatacctatatatatatatatacctatatatatatgtatgtatgtatgtatgtatgtatgtaagtatgtatgtatatatattgttaagTTAACATTGCCGTTCTCTCGACAATGGTAGCCGTGATAAATGCATTATTATTCTAGAAAAAAAATGCTGTATTCAAATAACATGCAATGAGCAATGAAATATAtgcaaaaatcaaattgcaatgTAGTTTCTTTGTCTTTTGTTTAGTGCATTATTAAGTAATCCACAATTTGTTGCTAAGGtatctataattataaataacctTTTGATCACTTGTTGTTAAAATACTGTaagtttttgtttcttttataaataattgttagtatgaagaaaaataatttattatttattaatgttctcgaaaaacattaattaattgtgtgattacatattaataaaactactgaaatgtttttaatggaaataatttaatactcaAATACTTATTACTacaaaaattctatatacttTGGGTAGtctataatttatgtaatatggTTCCTTTATTCTTTGTTAAGTATaccattcattttaaaatttgtaatttattttacaataatccTTAATTATCAACGTTGTTCGTAGTGAAAATactttttcagtttttctgctTTCTACAAAAGATGCTAAAAACagctgtaaatattaaaatatacgtcTTTAATTTCGGTTAACATAAATACTAATTTACCGTAATCATACGATAATgtaatgaattaatatatttgtgtAAAAACACCTTGTACCAATAATTGTTCATTGTACACGGTTTTTctaattcttattaattaaacCAGTAATCCACGACATCTTTAATCGGTCAATTTGTGTTTTTGACAATGCCATTTAGATATGATCAGTTTCTAATTCTCTCGAAAAAAGCGTCAGTTTGATGGAAATATGGATCTACTTGTTAAGTACATATTAACATAACCAATGAAAAGGTCCCCATGGAAATGATTCAATGCCAAAGTAGTTGTTAATGCAGAGGCTGTGTGCACCCTGGACCattcattatttatgtataGCGTCCTACAACCGAAGGAAATCCGTCATTCAATCACTTCCCTCTCAGCTGGGAACCCTACAACGAAACttgttttatatcattatataatcATAGGTACGAGACGTATATTCGCTTATGCGAGGGGTCAGACTATGATTAGCACAATATACCAGAGGACGTTGCATATCTACAACGTTCTGCTTGTGTTAAATATGAACGATTTATCGCGTGTGCATCGCTGCAACTCGTTATCTAAACGAGCTTGCATTTCGtgcaatcatttttataaattgattgTGATGTCTAGACTCAGCCAATTCCACGACACGTAATTTTCGAACGATCTCACGGATTAAAGTAAGGAAGTAGATCGCTAGTTTTCATCTTGGATTGCGCAGAAAAATGGAAggtaatagaaattgaaaatatacagtTTAGAGTATTCTGAAGGAATCAGTCATATTTTATTGTACGTATTTTTTAGGTTGTTTGTTTGCACAAGTCATGGAAAAAGGATTGCACTTAATTTAATAAGCACTACTCCATAAGTAATAATTATTCGCATACAAGATTAACTGTTTCAATATTGTATTTGAATGTTTACAAtagaatataacattaaaattaagtCTTTAACACATTTAACATGTTCTAAATAGCATCTAAAATCTTATTTACAACGTAAGGGTACAATTTAGAATTTcgaaatacataataaatacaaacagCGAACGGTTGAACAGTTTTACAGActtttcaaacgaaaatcaaTATGCGGATTAAGCTTACGCGGTTCAAAGGTGACTTTATTAAATTGCCGAGAAACTTTCCGCTAGACGTGATAATTTGTTATAATCTTCAACAGGAAATTTTGTCGAACCTTTTTATATCGTTCACGTGCGACTAGCTTTATAGTCGTGGTGGTAAAAAAACCACAGAAAGGAAATTTAGAAACGCGATAGGTTTCGTGACGTACGAATTTAATAAAAGCGGACATCATTAACAGGGTAGACGGTGATGCGTGTGTGACACAATTGTTCGCTTCACAAACGTTTCTCGCGACGTCTCCGTAAAAAAAACCTTCAATTTAAAAAGAACGTAAACACGGATAACGCGAATAAGCAATTGGCTCAAATGACGTAAAACGTTTTATCGTGTTCATCCCAAACCGTTGATTTCAATTAATCTCCCGAATAAAggggggaaagaaagaaaaagcaaTCGGACAGTTTCACTTTGCAATCACAGCAAACAGTTTACGTAATGtttcgttaaaaaattaataggcATAAAAATGGTATCCAGTAAACATCCAATAATTCACAGAGTGTAGATTAGAGATGGCCCGctttttaaaaaagaactataacattgtaaacattattgataactaatgcaaaataaaatatatttataaaaacaagtATACCTATatgagaagaataattaaatacgttTTTGTataagattcagtataccaatcaagaaaattgaaagtattttttTCACTCGGAATTGCCCTATTTCTGATTCACACGTGTCTCGATGcagaattaaaaaagaaaatatgttttcttTGATCACGACGCGTTATCTGCGCAAAGATACGTGTAACGGGaatcgataaaaattaattcactaAGAGCTCCTCGTTTATCGTTTCGACACACGGAATTATTTAGCGAATGTCTCGCCGAACAATGGGTCTTATTGTTCCCAGACTTCTCC includes the following:
- the LOC116425408 gene encoding coiled-coil domain-containing protein 39-like isoform X2, which produces MLDVDAYGCYDGELQTFPLNVKSLALHADFISQSCLTDKQEMEMAINNNIDSVLSILGWKDGFRIPVANAENKQLEEEIEKKMKLKENLNVKLESAEEKLKMMKNRLSNLKVEQDMNQKLLNTHSVQLETENHHYRLSCSTESSLRQEARNFEKEWNKINGTVGNLKREVEKMTKKIETSKNTVKYDEESLREWEDALNQNEDNNQLIEQYLKEDLKEYKELELKRQKLSKDLQSYHEAIIKITNEEQETEIVLDRTSKLYNQALTDYRQMFNQWKESVIMLQQRNNDIQRVLKDTETFHEIMENKRNTLMESEKFLKEQSENNRQVEESIKKLEKNLCNIREEQQRAKEMLNTYDNQLIIEKNIIKECTHRVEQVQANIKRKEAEIQNKYAKIEKLNEQVVELSTKLQNIDNEQLNIKEKAKELENMIQEQEKKKVTMIKEVNRLQNANLRVTNQIKKLEDENKITSMQYQNECKKFEYLNKLYTKDEKILEEQKETLYQVEFELQKSEMKLDRLRGHELDKSEAERKQKKIEELQSTLNEKIKISKLLQSQISSLEHDMRKMSNSLTSDNKELDYLRNKRQDLILLMDAGEKRLKAAQNSYEEKQVEESVLQLKVSQVEKMISTIGNNVYDLERYQLELEAAVKERKAEIAVQKESLIIQKRVVTGECSELRNAIAERKIRIKQLQSRYDNGIAMLGTNPDGTPVNTTQLKIQNAQEKYLLQEQDERNTRELEEHRKLDAELQTTEQNLKQKKMELQCLTDNLQKMQNEYVQDLKHIDEIQEQKENKNQYLIELRQQIHDQEEKILRADKSLRNAQKAILQKSIITGDKTVLIQEKEVELRELQEQNSIILQDIAEFTIHHVEAEAYIKKLLAAKNIELPSVPLTIQSPMSSHSHNSTNSVEYVQKNTNRGSIISSSRESIGTIVNIVPEFQTISTKTSSKRNTKHKQQPMKSSHIDFTKKST
- the LOC116425408 gene encoding coiled-coil domain-containing protein 39-like isoform X1; translation: MLDVDAYGCYDGELQTFPLNVKSLALHADFISQSCLTDKQEMEMAINNNIDSVLSILGWKDGFRIPVANAENKQLEEEIEKKMKLKENLNVKLESAEEKLKMMKNRLSNLKVEQDMNQKLLNTHSVQLETENHHYRLSCSTESSLRQEARNFEKEWNKINGTVGNLKREVEKMTKKIETSKNTVKYDEESLREWEDALNQNEDNNQLIEQYLKEDLKEYKELELKRQKLSKDLQSYHEAIIKITNEEQETEIVLDRTSKLYNQALTDYRQMFNQWKESVIMLQQRNNDIQRVLKDTETFHEIMENKRNTLMESEKFLKEQSENNRQVEESIKKLEKNLCNIREEQQRAKEMLNTYDNQLIIEKNIIKECTHRVEQVQANIKRKEAEIQNKYAKIEKLNEQVVELSTKLQNIDNEQLNIKEKAKELENMIQEQEKKKVTMIKEVNRLQNANLRVTNQIKKLEDENKITSMQYQNECKKFEYLNKLYTKDEKILEEQKETLYQVEFELQKSEMKLDRLRGHELDKSEAERKQKKIEELQSTLNEKIKISKLLQSQISSLEHDMRKMSNSLTSDNKELDYLRNKRQDLILLMDAGEKRLKAAQNSYEEKQVEESVLQLKVSQVEKMISTIGNNVYDLERYQLELEAAVKERKAEIAVQKESLIIQKRVVTGECSELRNAIAERKIRIKQLQSRYDNGIAMLGTNPDGTPVNTTQLKIQNAQEKYLLQEQGDQLDETITKTELEIQAMENTLRVINVCNDKYKLTTLTDERNTRELEEHRKLDAELQTTEQNLKQKKMELQCLTDNLQKMQNEYVQDLKHIDEIQEQKENKNQYLIELRQQIHDQEEKILRADKSLRNAQKAILQKSIITGDKTVLIQEKEVELRELQEQNSIILQDIAEFTIHHVEAEAYIKKLLAAKNIELPSVPLTIQSPMSSHSHNSTNSVEYVQKNTNRGSIISSSRESIGTIVNIVPEFQTISTKTSSKRNTKHKQQPMKSSHIDFTKKST
- the LOC116425418 gene encoding putative peptidyl-prolyl cis-trans isomerase dodo; its protein translation is MADEKLPAGWEKRLSRSTGQHYYLNIYTKESQWDRPDKPADPSGSNKGDGPEEVQCSHLLVKHSGSRRPSSWREENITRSKEEALELIKSYREQIVSGKATFVELASNYSDCSSAKRGGDLGPFSRGTMQKPFEQAAFALKVGELSSPVHTDSGIHIIQRTA